From Solanum lycopersicum chromosome 8, SLM_r2.1, the proteins below share one genomic window:
- the LOC101055513 gene encoding Hop-interacting protein THI143 (The RefSeq protein has 1 substitution compared to this genomic sequence), translating to MGCVSSTLLNQENEFTQMGGSAAGFSHHIVSLTSTTYGLLTLDPPSTPPPITVPPTPTLPPRHTLGSLVPSPLFEPRILKSDIINSWELMAGLDSTSTTPISDSFRFLSLRKSTPDSSFRFLRSSPNKENSSPNIPSFTHALDKTDIFNPTRLSSASVLDGFERICPPNGDDKIVIYTTTLRGVRKTFEACNAVRSAIEGLGVLYSERDISMDKGFREELKQLMKGKESTELIPPRVFFKGRYIGGAEEVMRIVEEGNFGDLLQGLPKMKAGSVCEGCGGIRFMPCFTCNGSCKMVKEDVEQNEGRAVVVRCSECNENGLVLCPICC from the coding sequence ATGGGTTGCGTTTCATCCACTTTGCTCAATCAAGAGAATGAATTCACCCAAATGGGTGGCTCTGCTGCCGGTTTTAGCCACCACATTGTCTCTCTAACTTCCACCACTTATGGTCTTTTAACCCTTGATCCACCTTCTACTCCCCCACCCATCACTGTCCCTCCCACCCCTACCCTACCGCCTCGCCACACTCTTGGTTCGCTTGTCCCAAGCCCCTTGTTCGAACCCAGAATCCTCAAGTCCGACATCATCAACTCTTGGGAACTTATGGCTGGTCTTGATTCCACCTCCACCACACCCATCTCTGACAGCTTTCGATTTCTCTCTTTACGCAAATCAACCCCTGATTCTAGTTTCAGATTTTTGAGATCATCCCCCAACAAAGAGAATTCAAGCCCCAATATTCCATCTTTTACCCATGCGCTTGATAAAACCGACATTTTTAACCCCACGAGATTGTCTTCTGCTTCCGTGCTTGATGGGTTTGAAAGGATTTGTCCGCCAAATGGTGACGATAAAATAGTGATCTATACGACAACGTTGAGGGGTGTGAGGAAGACCTTTGAGGCTTGTAATGCTGTGAGATCAGCGATTGAGGGGCTTGGGGTTTTGTATTCTGAGAGGGATATTTCGATGGATAAAGGTTTCAGGGAAGAACTGAAGCAGCTGGTGAAGGGTAAAGAGAGCACTGAGTTAATACCTCCAAGGGTGTTCTTTAAAGGGAGGTACATTGGAGGAGCTGAGGAGGTAATGAGGATTGTGGAGGAGGGAAATTTTGGGGATTTGCTTCAAGGATTGCCGAAGATGAAAGCTGGTTCTGTTTGTGAGGGTTGCGGGGGTATCAGGTTCATGCCTTGTTTTACATGTAATGGGAGCTGCAAGATGGTGAAGGAAGATGTGGAACAGAATGAAGGCAGAGCTGTCGTGGTGCGGTGTAGTGAGTGTAATGAAAATGGATTGGTACTTTGCCCCATTTGCTGCTGA
- the LOC101260367 gene encoding uncharacterized protein isoform X2: MKSRSHRLPVANPQDDWIDGSWTVDCVCGVNFDDGEEMVNCDECSVWVHTRCVRYVKSEKLFACDKCKNKATTNNSEETEVAQLLVELPTKTLTMNSPYPNTLPIRSPFRLWTDLPVEERVHMQGVPGGDPALFSGLSSVFGRELWKCRGYVPKMFNFKYSEFPCWDNETRDAHDNTSDKGNEMINGNGAGALFSSSKENCLFAHVVNPVSEKHVLESQNAMDSDATTRSTNDMKDTGLLGSSMIQGNKGTKEDCGISNDQSGKKKSKILEKEDYLKKDAHASRPDRSPMSVKTDIQRTKFGNSGEVLAAVDHLEGPGVLDHDNTSYSDIPTSNERYSKAASYDVSKRCSTSEAHPREDKIRNHISARIEDSPMENDGATSNLERSDSASLPMTEEVVTNVTNNKEELAVLSLGTESQMVELMVENVACLVPNIKRQPHVESSSDNKIICSSELEVKLEAEVHADPAALENQRLLPGKGKLDITKSLAKPAGTSSGCLSEKTVVNITTIVSSENSDCKLQEGSRNAMIGNNTTNTDESPSALCQSNQEPKISEVTIGARKSSGHKESSKPPEEAPRSSLAVATLLSDPNHRKVVLSVGKSSSGTTKSSAPKSRIFSKAHHHDSNGKLRGISGSNLSNKRESSSMDAGRDEERRERPKKMLKELPKSSVGSASKILQSTKLSHAPVKKTVSEAKDSVPNSSAKASTVRSNPASARSAESSSSLQSESAAHIQNKAAGTHLTQKCEKTNQPSCQPSSKLNAHLMHPPSSSSPAALSDEELALLLHQELNSSPRVPRVPRMRHAGSLPQLTSPTSTSMLMKRTSSGGGKDHGLTSRRKSKDIGKDGTNCSQEVVQETKKSERSTSLGCRREEDSIIRREGDAGSAKSVQSLKKSHTLASNTSASSSLCSPNEVNEQNLSSMHNSSSAAAAADDAKGVGYPSHQTLPGLIAEIMSKGQRMTYEELCNAVLPHWPNLRKHNGERYAYASHSQAVLDCLRNRSEWSRLVDRGPKVIFKN, from the exons ATGAAGAGCCGGTCTCACCGGCTTCCTGTTGCGAACCCACAGGATGACTGGATTGATGGTTCATGGACAGTGGATTGTGTGTGTGGTGTCAATTTTGATGATGGAGAGGAAATGGTGAATTGCGACGAGTGCAGTGTGTGGGTACATACACGTTGTGTGCGGTATGTCAAGAGTGAGAAATTATTTGCATGTGATAAGTGTAAGAATAAAGCCACCACAAATAATAGCGAAGAAACTGAGGTTGCTCAGCTGCTTGTTGAGTTGCCCACCAAGACTTTGACCATGAATTCTCCATATCCTAATACTCTCCCTATCCGTAGCCCCTTTAGACTTTGGACTGATTTGCCAGTGGAAGAAAGGGTTCACATGCAAGGTGTCCCTGGTGGTGATCCAGCTTTGTTTTCTGGGTTATCATCTGTATTTGGTCGTGAATTGTGGAAATGCAGGGGTTATGTTCCCaaaatgtttaattttaaatatagcgAATTTCCTTGTTGGGATAATGAAACAAGGGACGCCCATGATAATACCAGTGACAAAGGCAATGAGATGATTAATGGTAATGGTGCTGGTGCTTTATTCTCATCGTCAAAGGAAAACTGCTTGTTTGCACATGTGGTTAACCCTGTTTCTGAGAAGCATGTTCTTGAGTCCCAAAATGCTATGGATTCAGATGCTACTACTCGCTCAACCAATGATATGAAGGACACAGGTTTATTGGGTTCTAGCATGATACAAGGCAACAAGGGTACCAAAGAAGACTGTGGGATATCCAATGATCAAAGTGGTAAGAAGAAGTCTAAGATCCTTGAAAAGGAAGACTATCTTAAGAAAGATGCACATGCTTCTAGACCAG acaGAAGCCCCATGTCTGTCAAGACAGATATTCAGAGAACAAAATTTGGAAATTCAGGGGAAGTTTTGGCTGCTGTTGACCATTTGGAAGGACCTGGTGTACTGGACCATGACAATACAAGCTATTCTGACATTCCAACTTCAAATGAGCGCTATTCAAAAGCTGCATCTTATGATGTATCTAAACGCTGCTCAACAAGTGAAGCACATCCCCGAGAAGACAAGATTAGAAACCACATTTCTGCTAGGATTGAGGATTCTCCCATGGAGAATGATGGAGCAACATCAAATTTAGAGCGGAGTGACTCTGCTAGTTTACCTATGACAGAAGAG GTTGTTACTAATGTTACCAACAATAAGGAAGAGCTTGCGGTTTTAAGTCTTGGAACTGAATCACAAATGGTGGAGCTCATGGTAGAAAATGTTGCATGTCTTGTCCCTAACATTAAAAGGCAGCCACATGTTGAAAGTTCAAGTGACAACAAGATTATTTGCTCTTCAGAACTTGAGGTTAAATTGGAAGCCGAGGTCCATGCTGATCCTGCAGCCCTTGAAAATCAACGTTTACTTCCAGGCAAGGGTAAGTTGGATATAACAAAATCATTGGCAAAACCTGCAGGGACATCTTCAGGATGCTTGTCTGAAAAAACTGTAGTAAATATTACCACTATAGTCAGTTCAGAAAATAGTGACTGTAAATTACAGGAAGGCAGTAGAAATGCAATGATTGGTAATAATACAACTAATACTGATGAATCACCCAGTGCACTCTGTCAATCTAATCAAGAACCTAAGATCTCTGAAGTTACAATAGGAGCAAGAAAGAGTTCAGGACACAAAGAAAGTTCAAAACCTCCTGAAGAGGCACCTAGGTCAAGCTTAGCAGTCGCGACTTTGTTATCAGATCCAAATCACCGTAAAGTAGTTCTATCCGTGGGAAAATCATCTTCAGGTACAACAAAGTCTTCTGCTCCTAAGAGTCGAATATTCTCGAAAGCTCACCATCATGATTCTAATGGTAAACTGAGGGGAATTTCTGGGAGCAATCTGAGTAATAAAAGAGAGAGTTCGTCAATGGATGCTGGTAGGGATGAAGAGAGGCGTGAAAGACCAAAGAAAATGTTGAAAGAGCTCCCAAAGTCATCAGTTGGTTCAGCATCGAAGATATTGCAGTCGACCAAGCTCTCTCATGCTCCAGTGAAGAAAACAGTATCAGAAGCCAAGGATTCAGTCCCCAATTCTTCTGCTAAAGCATCAACTGTGCGTAGTAACCCTGCTAGTGCACGCTCTGCAGAGTCTTCTAGCTCACTGCAAAGTGAGAGTGCGGCACACATTCAGAATAAAGCTGCAGGTACACATTTGACACAAAAATGCGAGAAGACAAACCAGCCAAGTTGCCAGCCATCTTCTAAACTGAATGCACACCTGATGCATCCTCCGTCTTCATCATCCCCTGCAGCACTAAGTGATGAAGAG CTTGCTCTACTGCTTCATCAAGAACTTAATAGTTCTCCTAGAGTTCCTCGAGTGCCACGGATGCGCCATGCTGGTAGCTTACCTCAGTTAACCTCTCCAACATCTACAAGTATGCTAATGAAGCGAACATCTAGCGGTGGAGGAAAAGATCATGGGTTG ACATCTAGGAGAAAGTCAAAGGACATAGGCAAAGATGGTACAAACTGTTCTCAAGAGGTCGTTCAGGAAACTAAGAAATCTGAAAGATCAACTTCCCTTGGTTGTAGAAGAGAAGAAGATTCTATTATTAGGAGAGAAGGAGATGCTGGATCAGCAAAAAGTGTGCAGTCTCTGAAGAAGAGTCACACACTTGCGTCCAATACTTCTGCAAGTAGTAGTTTATGTTCCCCAAATGAGGTAAATGAGCAGAACCTTTCCTCAATGCACAATTCATCAAGTGCAGCTGCTGCTGCTGATGATGCAAAAGGGGTTGGCTATCCTTCACATCAGACATTACCAG GCTTGATTGCTGAGATTATGAGCAAAGGTCAAAGAATGACTTATGAAGAGCTCTGCAATGCAGTTCTTCCG CACTGGCCGAATCTGAGGAAGCACAATGGAGAACGTTATGCATATGCAAGCCATTCTCAGGCTGTCCTTGATTGCTTGCGGAACCGAAGTGAATGGTCTCGCCTGGTTGATCGGGGTCCCAAGGTTATCTTTAAGAATTAG
- the LOC101260960 gene encoding alcohol dehydrogenase-like 4 produces MAPKGKVISCRAAVAYGPGQPLVVEQVQVDPPQKMEVRIKILFTSICHTDLSAWKGESEAQRAYPRILGHEASGVVESVGEGVIDMKEGDQVVAIFNGECGECIYCKSSKKTNLCGKFRVNPFKSVMESDGKCRFRNKDGIPIYHFLSTSTFTEYTVVDSACLVKIDPHASLDKMTLLSCGVSTGLGAAWNTADVQTGETVAVFGLGAVGLAVVEGARTRGASKIIGVDINPEKRIKGEAIGITDFINPKEIDVPVHEKIREMSEGGVDYSFECAGNMQVLREAFLSTHDGWGMAIVLGIHPTPKLLSLHPMELFDGRRIVASVFGDFKGKSQLPFLAEQCMAGVVKLDEFITHRLPFEKINEAFQLLLDGKSLRCLLHLS; encoded by the exons ATGGCTCCAAAGGGCAAGGTCATCAGTTGCAGAG cTGCTGTAGCGTATGGTCCAGGGCAGCCGTTGGTGGTAGAACAAGTGCAGGTAGATCCACCTCAGAAAATGGAGGTCCGAATTAAGATTCTCTTTACTTCCATCTGTCACACGGATCTCAGTGCTTGGAAAGGCGAG aGCGAAGCTCAACGAGCTTATCCTCGAATTCTGGGACATGAAGCATCGGG AGTGGTGGAGAGCGTGGGAGAAGGTGTAATTGACATGAAAGAGGGAGATCAAGTCGTAGCGATTTTCAATGGTGAATGCGGAGAGTGCATATATTGCAAATCATCAAAGAAAACCAACTTGTGTGGCAAGTTCCGCGTCAATCCATTCAAAAGTGTGATGGAAAGTGACGGAAAATGCAGGTTCAGGAACAAGGATGGCATACCCATTTATCATTTTCTTAGTACTTCAACATTCACCGAATACACTGTTGTTGATTCTGCTTGCTTAGTCAAAATTGACCCTCATGCCTCACTTGACAAGATGACCTTGCTTAGCTGCGGCGTATCCActg GTCTAGGGGCTGCGTGGAACACGGCTGACGTTCAAACAGGGGAAACGGTGGCAGTCTTTGGATTAGGAGCTGTTGGTTTGGCC GTTGTTGAAGGGGCACGGACCAGAGGCGCCTCAAAGATCATAGGGGTGGATATTAACCCTGAAAAACGTATTAAAG gtGAAGCAATTGGAATTACTGACTTCATCAATCCCAAAGAAATCGATGTGCCCGTCCATGAG AAAATAAGGGAAATGAGCGAGGGGGGCGTGGACTATAGCTTTGAGTGTGCTGGAAATATGCAAGTTCTTCGAGAGGCATTTTTATCCACACATGat GGATGGGGCATGGCAATCGTTTTAGGAATTCATCCGACACCAAAATTGCTATCACTCCATCCAATGGAACTGTTCGATGGCAGAAGGATTGTGGCTTCTGTCTTTGGTGACTTCAAAGGAAAATCCCAACTCCCTTTTTTAGCTGAACAATGCATGGCTGGG GTGGTCAAATTAGACGAGTTTATTACTCACAGACTACCATTTGAGAAGATCAATGAAGCTTTTCAACTGCTTCTCGATGGCAAATCCTTGAGATGCCTTCTTCATCTTTCCTAA
- the LOC101055513 gene encoding hop-interacting protein THI143 isoform X1, which yields MGCVSSTLLNQENEFTQMGGSAAGFSHHIVSLTSTTYGLLTLDPPSTPPPITVPPTPTLPPRHTLGSLVPSPLFEPRILKSDIINSWELMAGLDSTSTTPISDSFRFLSLRKSTPDSSFRFLRSSPNKENSSPNIPSFTHALDKTDIFNPTRLSSASVLDGFERICPPNGDDKIVIYTTTLRGVRKTFEACNAVRSAIEGLGVLYSERDISMDKGFREELKQLVKGKESTELIPPRVFFKGRYIGGAEEVMRIVEEGNFGDLLQGLPKMKAGSVCEGCGGIRFMPCFTCNGSCKMVKEDVEQNEGRAVVVRCSECNENGLVLCPICC from the coding sequence ATGGGTTGCGTTTCATCCACTTTGCTCAATCAAGAGAATGAATTCACCCAAATGGGTGGCTCTGCTGCCGGTTTTAGCCACCACATTGTCTCTCTAACTTCCACCACTTATGGTCTTTTAACCCTTGATCCACCTTCTACTCCCCCACCCATCACTGTCCCTCCCACCCCTACCCTACCGCCTCGCCACACTCTTGGTTCGCTTGTCCCAAGCCCCTTGTTCGAACCCAGAATCCTCAAGTCCGACATCATCAACTCTTGGGAACTTATGGCTGGTCTTGATTCCACCTCCACCACACCCATCTCTGACAGCTTTCGATTTCTCTCTTTACGCAAATCAACCCCTGATTCTAGTTTCAGATTTTTGAGATCATCCCCCAACAAAGAGAATTCAAGCCCCAATATTCCATCTTTTACCCATGCGCTTGATAAAACCGACATTTTTAACCCCACGAGATTGTCTTCTGCTTCCGTGCTTGATGGGTTTGAAAGGATTTGTCCGCCAAATGGTGACGATAAAATAGTGATCTATACGACAACGTTGAGGGGTGTGAGGAAGACCTTTGAGGCTTGTAATGCTGTGAGATCAGCGATTGAGGGGCTTGGGGTTTTGTATTCTGAGAGGGATATTTCGATGGATAAAGGTTTCAGGGAAGAACTGAAGCAGCTGGTGAAGGGTAAAGAGAGCACTGAGTTAATACCTCCAAGGGTGTTCTTTAAAGGGAGGTACATTGGAGGAGCTGAGGAGGTAATGAGGATTGTGGAGGAGGGAAATTTTGGGGATTTGCTTCAAGGATTGCCGAAGATGAAAGCTGGTTCTGTTTGTGAGGGTTGCGGGGGTATCAGGTTCATGCCTTGTTTTACATGTAATGGGAGCTGCAAGATGGTGAAGGAAGATGTGGAACAGAATGAAGGCAGAGCTGTCGTGGTGCGGTGTAGTGAGTGTAATGAAAATGGATTGGTACTTTGCCCCATTTGCTGCTGA
- the LOC101260367 gene encoding uncharacterized protein isoform X1, whose protein sequence is MKSRSHRLPVANPQDDWIDGSWTVDCVCGVNFDDGEEMVNCDECSVWVHTRCVRYVKSEKLFACDKCKNKATTNNSEETEVAQLLVELPTKTLTMNSPYPNTLPIRSPFRLWTDLPVEERVHMQGVPGGDPALFSGLSSVFGRELWKCRGYVPKMFNFKYSEFPCWDNETRDAHDNTSDKGNEMINGNGAGALFSSSKENCLFAHVVNPVSEKHVLESQNAMDSDATTRSTNDMKDTGLLGSSMIQGNKGTKEDCGISNDQSGKKKSKILEKEDYLKKDAHASRPDRSPMSVKTDIQRTKFGNSGEVLAAVDHLEGPGVLDHDNTSYSDIPTSNERYSKAASYDVSKRCSTSEAHPREDKIRNHISARIEDSPMENDGATSNLERSDSASLPMTEEVVTNVTNNKEELAVLSLGTESQMVELMVENVACLVPNIKRQPHVESSSDNKIICSSELEVKLEAEVHADPAALENQRLLPGKGKLDITKSLAKPAGTSSGCLSEKTVVNITTIVSSENSDCKLQEGSRNAMIGNNTTNTDESPSALCQSNQEPKISEVTIGARKSSGHKESSKPPEEAPRSSLAVATLLSDPNHRKVVLSVGKSSSGTTKSSAPKSRIFSKAHHHDSNGKLRGISGSNLSNKRESSSMDAGRDEERRERPKKMLKELPKSSVGSASKILQSTKLSHAPVKKTVSEAKDSVPNSSAKASTVRSNPASARSAESSSSLQSESAAHIQNKAAGTHLTQKCEKTNQPSCQPSSKLNAHLMHPPSSSSPAALSDEELALLLHQELNSSPRVPRVPRMRHAGSLPQLTSPTSTSMLMKRTSSGGGKDHGLTSRRKSKDIGKDGTNCSQEVVQETKKSERSTSLGCRREEDSIIRREGDAGSAKSVQSLKKSHTLASNTSASSSLCSPNEVNEQNLSSMHNSSSAAAAADDAKGVGYPSHQTLPGLIAEIMSKGQRMTYEELCNAVLPHWPNLRKHNGERYAYASHSQAVLDCLRNRSEWSRLVDRGPKTSTSRKRRKLDVDSQFTESEDNEDCMDRAAKDVRNKTFESKQEEFPKGKRKARKRRRLALQGRGIKDVRRRHRAEVFSDEEIGSSSESGRDSMFSEDEVQGGETSPAGNEASASSDERATMS, encoded by the exons ATGAAGAGCCGGTCTCACCGGCTTCCTGTTGCGAACCCACAGGATGACTGGATTGATGGTTCATGGACAGTGGATTGTGTGTGTGGTGTCAATTTTGATGATGGAGAGGAAATGGTGAATTGCGACGAGTGCAGTGTGTGGGTACATACACGTTGTGTGCGGTATGTCAAGAGTGAGAAATTATTTGCATGTGATAAGTGTAAGAATAAAGCCACCACAAATAATAGCGAAGAAACTGAGGTTGCTCAGCTGCTTGTTGAGTTGCCCACCAAGACTTTGACCATGAATTCTCCATATCCTAATACTCTCCCTATCCGTAGCCCCTTTAGACTTTGGACTGATTTGCCAGTGGAAGAAAGGGTTCACATGCAAGGTGTCCCTGGTGGTGATCCAGCTTTGTTTTCTGGGTTATCATCTGTATTTGGTCGTGAATTGTGGAAATGCAGGGGTTATGTTCCCaaaatgtttaattttaaatatagcgAATTTCCTTGTTGGGATAATGAAACAAGGGACGCCCATGATAATACCAGTGACAAAGGCAATGAGATGATTAATGGTAATGGTGCTGGTGCTTTATTCTCATCGTCAAAGGAAAACTGCTTGTTTGCACATGTGGTTAACCCTGTTTCTGAGAAGCATGTTCTTGAGTCCCAAAATGCTATGGATTCAGATGCTACTACTCGCTCAACCAATGATATGAAGGACACAGGTTTATTGGGTTCTAGCATGATACAAGGCAACAAGGGTACCAAAGAAGACTGTGGGATATCCAATGATCAAAGTGGTAAGAAGAAGTCTAAGATCCTTGAAAAGGAAGACTATCTTAAGAAAGATGCACATGCTTCTAGACCAG acaGAAGCCCCATGTCTGTCAAGACAGATATTCAGAGAACAAAATTTGGAAATTCAGGGGAAGTTTTGGCTGCTGTTGACCATTTGGAAGGACCTGGTGTACTGGACCATGACAATACAAGCTATTCTGACATTCCAACTTCAAATGAGCGCTATTCAAAAGCTGCATCTTATGATGTATCTAAACGCTGCTCAACAAGTGAAGCACATCCCCGAGAAGACAAGATTAGAAACCACATTTCTGCTAGGATTGAGGATTCTCCCATGGAGAATGATGGAGCAACATCAAATTTAGAGCGGAGTGACTCTGCTAGTTTACCTATGACAGAAGAG GTTGTTACTAATGTTACCAACAATAAGGAAGAGCTTGCGGTTTTAAGTCTTGGAACTGAATCACAAATGGTGGAGCTCATGGTAGAAAATGTTGCATGTCTTGTCCCTAACATTAAAAGGCAGCCACATGTTGAAAGTTCAAGTGACAACAAGATTATTTGCTCTTCAGAACTTGAGGTTAAATTGGAAGCCGAGGTCCATGCTGATCCTGCAGCCCTTGAAAATCAACGTTTACTTCCAGGCAAGGGTAAGTTGGATATAACAAAATCATTGGCAAAACCTGCAGGGACATCTTCAGGATGCTTGTCTGAAAAAACTGTAGTAAATATTACCACTATAGTCAGTTCAGAAAATAGTGACTGTAAATTACAGGAAGGCAGTAGAAATGCAATGATTGGTAATAATACAACTAATACTGATGAATCACCCAGTGCACTCTGTCAATCTAATCAAGAACCTAAGATCTCTGAAGTTACAATAGGAGCAAGAAAGAGTTCAGGACACAAAGAAAGTTCAAAACCTCCTGAAGAGGCACCTAGGTCAAGCTTAGCAGTCGCGACTTTGTTATCAGATCCAAATCACCGTAAAGTAGTTCTATCCGTGGGAAAATCATCTTCAGGTACAACAAAGTCTTCTGCTCCTAAGAGTCGAATATTCTCGAAAGCTCACCATCATGATTCTAATGGTAAACTGAGGGGAATTTCTGGGAGCAATCTGAGTAATAAAAGAGAGAGTTCGTCAATGGATGCTGGTAGGGATGAAGAGAGGCGTGAAAGACCAAAGAAAATGTTGAAAGAGCTCCCAAAGTCATCAGTTGGTTCAGCATCGAAGATATTGCAGTCGACCAAGCTCTCTCATGCTCCAGTGAAGAAAACAGTATCAGAAGCCAAGGATTCAGTCCCCAATTCTTCTGCTAAAGCATCAACTGTGCGTAGTAACCCTGCTAGTGCACGCTCTGCAGAGTCTTCTAGCTCACTGCAAAGTGAGAGTGCGGCACACATTCAGAATAAAGCTGCAGGTACACATTTGACACAAAAATGCGAGAAGACAAACCAGCCAAGTTGCCAGCCATCTTCTAAACTGAATGCACACCTGATGCATCCTCCGTCTTCATCATCCCCTGCAGCACTAAGTGATGAAGAG CTTGCTCTACTGCTTCATCAAGAACTTAATAGTTCTCCTAGAGTTCCTCGAGTGCCACGGATGCGCCATGCTGGTAGCTTACCTCAGTTAACCTCTCCAACATCTACAAGTATGCTAATGAAGCGAACATCTAGCGGTGGAGGAAAAGATCATGGGTTG ACATCTAGGAGAAAGTCAAAGGACATAGGCAAAGATGGTACAAACTGTTCTCAAGAGGTCGTTCAGGAAACTAAGAAATCTGAAAGATCAACTTCCCTTGGTTGTAGAAGAGAAGAAGATTCTATTATTAGGAGAGAAGGAGATGCTGGATCAGCAAAAAGTGTGCAGTCTCTGAAGAAGAGTCACACACTTGCGTCCAATACTTCTGCAAGTAGTAGTTTATGTTCCCCAAATGAGGTAAATGAGCAGAACCTTTCCTCAATGCACAATTCATCAAGTGCAGCTGCTGCTGCTGATGATGCAAAAGGGGTTGGCTATCCTTCACATCAGACATTACCAG GCTTGATTGCTGAGATTATGAGCAAAGGTCAAAGAATGACTTATGAAGAGCTCTGCAATGCAGTTCTTCCG CACTGGCCGAATCTGAGGAAGCACAATGGAGAACGTTATGCATATGCAAGCCATTCTCAGGCTGTCCTTGATTGCTTGCGGAACCGAAGTGAATGGTCTCGCCTGGTTGATCGGGGTCCCAAG ACGAGTACAAGTAGGAAGAGACGCAAGCTTGATGTTGATTCCCAATTTACTGAATCTGAGGATAATGAAGATTGCATGGATAGAGCTGCAAAAGATGTCAGGAACAAGACTTTTGAATCAAAACAGGAAGAGTTTCCCAAAGGCAAGAGGAAGGCAAGAAAGCGCAGGCGATTGGCTCTTCAAGGAAGAGGCATAAAGGATGTGAGGAGGCGGCATAGGGCTGAGGTTTTCAGTGATGAGGAGATTGGCTCATCCTCTGAATCTGGCAGAGACAGCATGTTCAGCGAAGATGAGGTACAAGGTGGTGAAACTTCTCCTGCTGGAAATGAGGCCTCTGCTAGCTCTGATGAGAGAGCTACCATGTCATGA